A single region of the Salmo salar chromosome ssa16, Ssal_v3.1, whole genome shotgun sequence genome encodes:
- the LOC106574637 gene encoding eukaryotic translation initiation factor 5B: protein MGKKQKKSGDDSAKDDGIDLDALAAEIEGAGASKEQGKGKAKKKKDKKKDDFDEDDILKELEELSLETTGAKGSKKPDATDEPESAAEPPPPTKAEKKKTRKGKRASLEDDDGDDEEVSGTGDVENGDKQKDKKTSAAPAAAAAAGSDSEDDASRTRRKPKAGKKGGRKEASDEEEEDDDGGARKGEGGGEDDSDDDDSVDASQAGKKGKKKGKAKADSEEEEEEGTFKMKTAAQKKAEKKERDRKKKEEDRAKLKKQKEKEEEKEGSIEVAAVPKKEKEVVKKSEPAVAPAAAPTPAAAPAAETEAAAEIEDQEGADPQGEEEEGGDKKGKKDKKKKKGDKEKEKEEKKKGPSKATVKAMQEALARMKEEEERAKKEEEENLRRLEEQEAQRLEQERLEQERKEKKKQKEKERKERLKKEGKLLTKAQKEARARAEATLELLKAQGIEVPSKDDSVPKKKPVYGDKRKKKPQQAQTPEEISEVMSPTSETAEPIISPMEVETPKVAAEVEQKAESAVDDWEAIAETIDRDKELKTVHIEVKPETPKQPQQKPSSQPEEEEEDDEEEDEEEEDDEEEESEEEEKESQPHTPQQAPATKRKGGKESSESSSDSDSDDDRTKEERIYDKAKKRIEKRRAENIKNINLDKLRSPVVCVLGHVDTGKTKILDKLRHTHVQDGEAGGITQQIGATNVPLEAIVEQTKMVKNFNNEAIKIPGMLIIDTPGHESFSNLRNRGSSLCDIAILVVDIMHGLEPQTLESINLLKEKKCPFIVALNKIDRLYDWKKSPDTDVVATLKKQKKNTKDEFDERAKAVIVEFAQQGLNAALFHENKDPRTFVSLVPTSAHSGDGMGNLIALLVELTQTMLARRLAHCDELRAQVMEVKALPGMGTTIDVILINGVLREGMTVIVPGVEGPIVTQIRGLLLPPPMKELRVKNQYEKHKEVCTAQGVKILGKDLEKTLAGLPLLVAHKEDEVAVLRDELVRELKQTLNSIKLEEKGVYVQASTLGSLEALLEFLRVSKVPYAGINIGPVHKKDVMKASTMLEHDPQYATILAFDVKVERDSQEMADSLGVRVFSAEIIYHLFDAFTKYREDYKKAKQDEFKHIAVFPTKLKILPQFIFNSRDPIVMGVNVEAGVLRQGTPLCVPSKGFVDIGIVTSIEINHKMVDSAKKGQEICIKIEPIPGEAPKMFGRHFEATDILVSKITRASIDALKNWFRDEMGKSDWQLIMELKKTFEII, encoded by the exons TGCTAAAGACGATGGCATCGACCTTGACGCCCTAGCAGCAGAAATCGAAGGAGCGGGAGCCTCCAAGGAGCAAGGTAAAGGAAAGGCGAAGAAGAAGAAAGACAAAAAGAAAGATGATTTTGA TGAAGACGACATCCTGAAGGAGCTGGAGGAACTGTCTCTTGAAACCACAGGAGCTAAAGGCAGCAAG AAACCAGACGCCACAGACGAGCCGGAGAGCGCCGCCGAGCCCCCGCCGCCCACCAAAGCGGAGAAGAAGAAGACGCGGAAGGGCAAGCGAGCCAGCCTGGAGGATGACGACGGGGACGACGAAGAGGTTTCGGGTACGGGTGACGTGGAAAACGGAGACAAGCAGAAGGACAAGAAGACGTCTGCTGcccccgctgctgctgctgctgctggctcagACTCGGAGGACGACGCCTCACGGACCCGGAGGAAACCCAAGGCAGGGAAGAAGGGAGGCCGCAAGGAGGCCTCggacgaggaagaggaggatgacgaTGGAGGtgcgaggaaaggagaggggggaggggaggatgaTTCAGATGATGACGACTCGGTGGACGCGTCGCAGGCCGGAAAGAAAGGTAAGAAGAAGGGCAAAGCCAAGGCAGAcagtgaagaagaagaggaggagggaacctTCAAGATGAAGACGGCAGCTCAGAAGAAggcagagaagaaggagagagaccgCAAGAAGAAAGAGGAGGACAGAGCTAAGCTGAAGAagcagaaggagaaggaggaggagaaagaggggagtatTGAGGTTGCAGCAGTGcctaagaaagagaaagaggtagTGAAGAAGAGTGAGCCAGCGGTGGCCCCAGCAGCGGCCCCAACCCCAGCAGCGGCCCCAGCAGCAGAGACGGAGGCAGCAGCAGAGATTGAAGATCAGGAAGGGGCTGATCCTCAAGGAGAGG aagaggaagggggagacaagaagggcaagaaagacaagaagaagaagaagggggacaaggagaaggagaaagaggagaagaagaagggtcCCAGCAAGGCCACGGTAAAGGCCATGCAGGAGGCTCTGGCTCGcatgaaggaggaagaggagcgcgccaagaaggaggaagaggagaacctGCGTCGCCTGGAAGAGCAGGAGGCTCAGAGACTGGAGCAg GAGCGTCTGGAACAGGAACGCAAGGAGAAGAAGAaacagaaggagaaagagaggaaggagaggctgAAGAAGGAGGGCAAACTGCTGACCAAAGCCCAGAAAGAGGCCCGGGCCAGGGCTGAGGCCACACTTGAACTCCTGAAGGCCCAGGGTATTGAAGTGCCATCCAAAGACGACTCTGTGCCAAAGAAGAAGCCAGTGTACGGAGACAAGAGGAAAAAGAAGCCCCAACAAGCACAGACCCCTGAAG AGATCTCAGAGGTCATGTCACCCACGTCGGAGACGGCAGAGCCAATCATCTCACCGATGGAGGTGGAAACTCCCAAAGTAGCAGCAG AGGTAGAGCAGAAAGCTGAGTCTGCAGTTGATGACTGGGAGGCTATCGCTGAGACCATCGATCGGGACAAAG AGCTGAAGACGGTCCACATTGAGGTGAAGCCAGAGACGCCAAAGCAGCCCCAACAGAAACCCTCGTCACAgccggaggaagaggaggaggacgacgaggaagaggacgaggaggaagaggatgacgaagaggaggagagtgaggaggaggagaaggagagtcaGCCTCACACGCCGCAGCAGGCCCCAGCCActaagaggaagggagggaaggagagctcAGAGTCCAGTAGTGACAGCGACTCAGATGACGACCGCACTAAAGAGGAGCGGATCTACGACAAGGCCAAGAAGCGTATTGAG AAACGGCGAGCAGAGAACATAAAGAACATAAACCTGGACAAGCTCCGCTCCCCCGTCGTCTGTGTACTGGGCCACGTAGACACAGGCAAGACCAAGATCCTGGACAAGCTGAGGCATACACACGTACAGGACGGAGAGGCAGGAGGGATCACCCAGCAGATCGGAGCCACTAACGTACCGCTGGAGGCCATCGTAGAGCAGACCAAGATGGTGAAGAAC TTCAACAACGAGGCCATTAAAATCCCAGGAATGCTGATCATCGACACCCCAGGCCACGAGTCTTTCAG tAACCTGAGGAACCGGGGAAGCTCTCTGTGTGACATAGCCATCCTGGTGGTGGACATCATGCACGGCCTGGAGCCTCAGACCCTGGAGTCCATCAACCTGCTCAAGGAGAAGAAGTGTCCCTTCATTGTAGCACTTAACAAG ATTGACCGCCTGTACGACTGGAAGAAGAGTCCGGACACAGACGTGGTGGCCACActgaagaagcagaagaagaacACCAAGGATGAGTTTGACGAGAGGGCCAAAGCTGTCATCGTGGAGTTCGCCCAGCAG GGTCTGAACGCAGCCCTCTTCCATGAGAACAAGGACCCTAGGACCTTTGTGTCTCTGGTGCCCACGTCGGCCCACTCCGGGGACGGCATGGGCAACCTGATCGCTCTGCTGGTGGAGCTCACCCAGACCATGCTGGCACGACGCCTGGCACACTGCGATGAGCTCAGGGCTCAGGTCATGGAG GTGAAGGCCCTGCCTGGTATGGGCACCACGATAGACGTGATCCTGATCAACGGGGTTCTCCGGGAGGGCATGACCGTCATCGTCCCGGGGGTGGAGGGACCGATCGTCACCCAGATCAGGGGGCTGCTGCTGCCTCCACCCATGAAGGAGCTCAGGGTCAAG aacCAGTATGAGAAGCATAAGGAGGTGTGTACGGCCCAGGGAGTGAAGATCCTGGGGAAAGACCTGGAGAAGACCCTGGCAGGGCTCCCCCTGCTGGTGGCCCACAAGGAGGACGAGGTGGCCGTGCTCAGG GATGAGCTGGTGCGGGAGCTGAAACAGACTCTGAACTCCATCAAGCTGGAGGAGAAGGGTGTGTACGTCCAGGCCTCCACTCTCGGATCCCTGGAAGCCTTGCTCGAGTTCCTACGAGTGTCCAAAGTGCCT TACGCTGGCATCAACATCGGTCCAGTCCACAAGAAAGACGTGATGAAAGCTTCCACTATGCTGGAGCATGACCCACA GTATGCAACGATCCTGGCGTTTGATGTGAAGGTGGAGAGGGACTCTCAGGAGATGGCTGATAGTCTGGGGGTCAGGGTGTTCAGCGCTGAGATCATCTACCACCTGTTTGATGCCTTCACCAAGTACAGAGAGGACTACAAGAAGGCCAAGCAGGACGAGTTCAA ACACATTGCTGTGTTCCCCACTAAGCTGAAGATCCTGCCTCAGTTCATCTTCAACTCTAGAGACCCCATAGTCATgggagtcaacgtggaggctggGGTCCTCAGACAGGGAACCCCACTCTGTGTGCCCAGCaagggg TTTGTGGACATTGGC